One genomic segment of Mycolicibacterium psychrotolerans includes these proteins:
- a CDS encoding PP2C family protein-serine/threonine phosphatase has translation MREQAPSGTAVGVDRAVDPAWDTVPHPVVVVGPTGTVRALSAAARALFPGAVPGAALHDGLPSWLATAHLDLAADGAPRSVTGSAEGLDVEARPTRLPDGEVAWWLFTDTARALLQAQEAVTRERDRAAFLDEASTELMASLNVDRCMEATARLAARHLADAAVVVAPAYRRRIPLVCCGPDGTIEHRVVDGEPDVVGGLSEALRGFPPVPSRWIDPATVPDWIIPSGFRGPVGSIVITPLPGHGVPAGALVLLRQSSHMAFSDGEEVFARLFAARAGAALSAARLYGEQAAITNTLMRDLLPPRLHRFDGVELAGGYRASEDHHMVSGDFYDVHPAETPEDETLVVLGDVCDKGLEAAVVTGKIRNTLQALAPLAEDHAGVLRLLNSALLSGDHARFATLVLASVSRREGQVHLRLTSAGHLPPLIVRADGRVEEADTRGTLVGALPHIRSRTFDTALAPGETCLLYTDGVTEAHGGPLGADMFGEERLKAALRQCVGMPAEAVVERIMMLASQWVHGKAHDDIAVVAITAPRRAHLSAVDGRTAGRYTATA, from the coding sequence ATGCGCGAGCAGGCTCCGTCCGGCACCGCCGTCGGCGTCGATCGTGCGGTGGACCCGGCCTGGGACACCGTCCCTCACCCGGTCGTGGTCGTGGGTCCGACCGGCACGGTGCGCGCGTTGAGCGCTGCCGCCCGGGCATTGTTCCCGGGTGCCGTGCCCGGCGCCGCACTGCACGACGGGCTGCCGTCCTGGCTCGCGACGGCTCATCTGGATCTCGCAGCCGACGGCGCACCCCGCAGCGTGACCGGTTCCGCCGAGGGCCTCGACGTCGAGGCGCGCCCGACACGGCTGCCGGACGGCGAGGTGGCGTGGTGGCTGTTCACCGACACCGCCCGGGCGCTGCTGCAGGCCCAGGAGGCGGTCACCCGGGAACGCGACCGGGCGGCGTTCCTCGACGAGGCGTCGACCGAGCTGATGGCGTCGCTGAACGTCGACCGCTGCATGGAGGCCACCGCGCGTCTGGCGGCCCGGCACCTCGCGGACGCAGCGGTGGTGGTGGCCCCCGCCTACCGCCGCCGGATCCCGCTGGTGTGCTGCGGGCCGGACGGAACCATCGAGCACCGGGTCGTCGACGGCGAACCGGATGTCGTCGGCGGACTCAGCGAGGCGCTGCGCGGCTTTCCGCCGGTCCCGTCGCGGTGGATCGATCCCGCCACGGTCCCCGACTGGATCATCCCGTCCGGTTTCCGCGGTCCCGTCGGCTCGATCGTCATCACCCCGCTTCCCGGACACGGGGTGCCCGCGGGGGCGCTGGTCCTGCTGCGGCAGAGCTCCCACATGGCGTTCAGCGACGGCGAGGAGGTGTTCGCCCGGCTCTTCGCCGCACGCGCAGGCGCCGCGCTGTCCGCGGCCCGTCTCTACGGCGAGCAGGCCGCGATCACCAACACGCTGATGCGCGACCTTCTGCCGCCGCGGCTGCACCGCTTCGACGGCGTCGAGCTGGCCGGCGGTTACCGCGCCTCGGAGGACCACCACATGGTCAGCGGGGACTTCTACGATGTCCATCCGGCCGAGACGCCGGAGGACGAGACGCTGGTCGTGCTCGGCGACGTCTGCGACAAGGGCCTGGAAGCCGCCGTGGTGACCGGCAAGATCCGCAACACCCTGCAGGCGCTCGCGCCGCTGGCCGAGGACCACGCGGGGGTGCTTCGGCTACTCAACAGTGCGCTGCTGTCCGGCGACCACGCACGATTCGCCACGCTGGTCCTGGCCTCGGTGTCGCGTCGCGAGGGCCAGGTCCACCTGCGCCTGACCAGCGCGGGCCATCTGCCGCCGCTGATCGTGCGCGCCGACGGGCGCGTCGAGGAGGCCGACACCCGCGGCACCCTGGTCGGCGCGCTGCCGCACATCCGGTCGCGCACCTTCGACACGGCACTCGCCCCGGGCGAGACGTGCCTGCTCTACACCGACGGGGTGACCGAGGCGCACGGCGGCCCGCTGGGCGCCGACATGTTCGGCGAAGAGCGGCTCAAGGCGGCGCTGCGGCAGTGTGTCGGCATGCCCGCCGAAGCGGTGGTCGAGCGGATCATGATGCTCGCCTCGCAGTGGGTACACGGCAAGGCGCACGACGACATCGCGGTGGTGGCGATCACCGCTCCGCGCCGCGCACACCTCAGCGCCGTCGACGGGCGCACCGCCGGGAGGTACACAGCAACAGCATGA
- a CDS encoding CynX/NimT family MFS transporter yields the protein MLVAANLRPAVVAVAPLVGDIKAATGWSSAATGLLTTLPVFVFGLVAPLAPRCAARFGIERTVFAALAVLIVATAVRLMPAPSALFAGSALAGAGIGICNVVLPSLIKRDFPHRSGLMTGLYSMTLSGGAAAAAALTIPINDALGGDWRMALASWGLFAVLALVIWMPQLRRMHRVEVGHAPASLWRNPIAWAVTVFMAAQSLIFYTFTAWLPELLIDRGMSPGGAGAVLALGQVAGLSMSLLAPIVAGRFADQRAITLLALAVTAAGFVGLLTTRSAPTLWAMLVMAGPGASISLALLFMVLRSTSTAQTSQVSGMAQSVGYGLAAIGPVAIGLLHDLTGSWTVAMAVLALALIPQALSTLLAAKNVTMDAHQKSR from the coding sequence ATGCTGGTCGCGGCCAATCTGCGTCCCGCCGTGGTGGCGGTGGCACCGCTGGTCGGCGACATCAAGGCGGCGACGGGGTGGAGCAGCGCCGCCACCGGTCTGCTGACCACGCTGCCGGTGTTCGTCTTCGGTCTGGTGGCCCCTCTGGCGCCGCGATGCGCCGCGCGCTTCGGGATCGAACGGACCGTGTTCGCGGCGCTGGCCGTGCTGATCGTGGCGACCGCGGTGCGTCTGATGCCGGCACCCAGTGCGCTGTTCGCCGGCTCGGCGCTGGCCGGCGCCGGGATCGGGATCTGCAACGTCGTGCTGCCGTCGCTGATCAAGCGCGACTTCCCGCACCGGTCCGGCCTGATGACCGGTCTGTACTCGATGACGCTGTCCGGCGGCGCCGCCGCGGCGGCGGCGTTGACGATCCCGATCAACGACGCGCTGGGCGGCGACTGGCGGATGGCGCTGGCGAGCTGGGGCCTGTTCGCGGTGCTCGCCCTCGTCATCTGGATGCCGCAACTGCGGCGCATGCACCGCGTCGAGGTCGGCCACGCCCCGGCATCGCTGTGGCGTAACCCGATCGCATGGGCCGTCACGGTGTTCATGGCGGCGCAGTCGCTGATCTTCTACACCTTCACGGCGTGGCTGCCCGAGCTGCTGATCGACCGCGGCATGTCGCCCGGTGGTGCCGGGGCGGTGCTGGCGCTGGGCCAGGTGGCCGGGTTGTCGATGTCGCTGCTCGCGCCGATCGTCGCGGGCCGGTTCGCCGACCAGCGGGCGATCACGCTGCTGGCGCTGGCGGTGACCGCGGCGGGGTTCGTCGGACTGCTGACCACCCGGTCGGCGCCCACGCTGTGGGCGATGCTGGTGATGGCCGGACCCGGAGCGTCGATCAGCCTCGCGCTGCTGTTCATGGTGTTGCGGAGCACGTCGACCGCCCAGACCAGCCAGGTGTCCGGGATGGCGCAGAGCGTCGGGTACGGGCTCGCCGCGATCGGTCCGGTCGCGATCGGCCTGCTGCACGATCTGACCGGGTCGTGGACGGTCGCGATGGCCGTGCTGGCGCTCGCGTTGATCCCGCAGGCGCTCTCGACGCTGCTCGCGGCGAAGAACGTGACGATGGACGCCCATCAAAAAAGCCGGTGA
- a CDS encoding peptide ligase PGM1-related protein, whose translation MTATNIVEHTLSELDEVERYRRFDELQLAMPSVWESIRLDMPDESVVVVPSISLASTSGSGTVMQALEERSLFLLLLLRQSRLRMIYVTSQPIAEPIVEYYLGLLPGVIPSHARRRLTLISVNDATPVPLSAKLLKRPRLLRQIRSLLPNRARSHLIPYNTTELERDIALSLGIPMYGADPRLADLGSKTGCRRLFEELGVRCPVGAEDLHSVDDIVAGVQHMRTRRPTLTEAIVKLNEGVSGAGNAMVDLRGLPSPGTPDEAAAIADRILALQPESESLSVDDYLTRFRMLGGIVEERISGVTLTSPSVQMRALPDASVELLSTHDQMLGGASGQRYLGCIFPADSRYAAAIAEPAMTIGRHLASLGVLGRFAVDFVVVQDEDGAWTPYAIELNLRKGGTTHPFLTLQFLTDGTYDGERGVFVTPHGSPKYLVATDHLEDERLKALTSEDLFDIVVTHGLHFDQARRTGVVFHMISCLTEQGRLGMTAVGDSPDDARRIYQRAEEVLLEEAEAALIETAL comes from the coding sequence ATGACCGCAACGAACATCGTCGAGCACACGCTGTCTGAGCTCGACGAGGTCGAACGCTACCGGCGCTTCGACGAACTGCAGTTGGCAATGCCATCGGTGTGGGAGTCCATCCGGCTCGACATGCCCGACGAGTCGGTTGTCGTCGTGCCGTCGATCAGCCTCGCATCGACGTCGGGCAGTGGCACGGTGATGCAAGCTCTGGAGGAGCGGTCGCTGTTCCTCCTCCTGTTGCTGCGCCAGTCCAGGCTGCGGATGATCTACGTGACCTCGCAGCCGATCGCCGAACCGATCGTCGAGTACTACCTGGGGTTGCTGCCTGGCGTCATCCCCAGCCATGCCCGCCGACGGCTGACGTTGATCTCGGTGAACGACGCGACACCGGTGCCGTTGAGTGCGAAGCTGCTGAAACGGCCCAGGCTGTTGCGGCAGATCAGATCCCTGCTTCCCAATCGGGCGCGTAGCCACTTGATCCCGTACAACACGACAGAGCTCGAGCGCGATATCGCGCTGTCCCTGGGCATCCCGATGTACGGGGCGGACCCGCGCCTCGCCGATCTCGGAAGCAAGACAGGGTGCCGGAGGCTCTTCGAGGAACTGGGCGTCCGATGCCCGGTCGGTGCCGAGGACCTGCACAGCGTCGACGACATCGTCGCCGGTGTCCAGCACATGCGGACGCGGCGGCCGACGTTGACGGAGGCGATCGTGAAACTCAACGAGGGCGTCTCTGGAGCCGGCAACGCGATGGTCGACCTCCGGGGTCTGCCCTCTCCGGGCACACCCGACGAGGCGGCCGCGATCGCCGATCGGATCCTCGCACTGCAGCCCGAGTCCGAGAGCCTGTCCGTCGACGATTACCTGACGAGATTCCGCATGCTCGGCGGAATAGTAGAGGAGCGGATCAGCGGCGTCACCCTGACGAGTCCGAGCGTCCAGATGCGGGCGCTGCCCGACGCCTCGGTGGAGCTCTTGTCGACCCACGACCAGATGCTCGGCGGCGCCAGCGGTCAGCGCTATCTGGGCTGCATCTTCCCGGCGGACTCCCGCTACGCCGCGGCCATCGCCGAACCCGCGATGACGATCGGGCGTCACCTCGCGAGCCTCGGTGTGCTCGGCAGGTTCGCCGTCGACTTCGTCGTCGTGCAAGACGAGGACGGCGCGTGGACGCCGTACGCGATCGAGTTGAACCTCCGTAAGGGCGGCACCACCCATCCGTTCCTGACCCTGCAGTTCCTGACCGACGGCACCTACGACGGAGAGCGGGGGGTGTTCGTCACCCCGCACGGAAGCCCCAAGTATCTCGTCGCCACCGACCATCTCGAAGACGAGCGACTCAAGGCGCTCACCAGTGAGGACCTCTTCGACATCGTCGTCACGCACGGTCTGCACTTCGATCAGGCCCGTCGAACGGGAGTGGTTTTCCACATGATCAGCTGTCTCACCGAGCAGGGCCGGCTGGGCATGACCGCGGTGGGCGACAGTCCCGACGATGCGCGCCGCATCTATCAGCGGGCCGAGGAGGTCCTGCTCGAGGAGGCCGAGGCGGCGTTGATCGAGACCGCCCTCTGA
- a CDS encoding adenylate/guanylate cyclase domain-containing protein has product MTDNPVTVLAVDDEPVNLRLLDAVLTPRGHRVLTVSSGPEALALLDRDDVDIDIVLLDIVMPDMDGHTVCRRIRANPATEFLPVVMITASGREQRLAALESGADDFVTKPFDQSELLARVSSLARIKRYHDTIRRQAQELAAWNAELEARVAGQVAELERANRLRYFLSPQLADVVLGEESLLQSHRREIVVVFADLRNFTPFAETSAPEEVMEVLGEYHRAMGALVHSYEGTLERFTGDGIMVFFNDPVPCDDAAERAVRMSLDIRDSVRELAARWQRIGHDLAVGLGIAQGYATLGRIGFEGRFDYSAIGSVTNLSARLCGEAGPWQVLVTDRVLAGVEHLSCDYEPVGDLRLKGFSRIVRVHNILQVGDQPQGEQS; this is encoded by the coding sequence GTGACGGACAATCCGGTGACGGTGCTCGCGGTCGATGACGAGCCCGTGAATCTGCGGCTTCTCGACGCTGTCCTGACCCCGCGCGGTCACCGGGTGCTGACCGTATCGTCGGGTCCGGAAGCTCTTGCGTTGTTGGACCGCGACGACGTCGACATCGACATCGTGCTACTCGACATCGTGATGCCGGATATGGACGGGCACACCGTGTGCCGGCGCATCCGCGCCAACCCGGCCACCGAGTTCCTGCCTGTCGTCATGATCACCGCGAGTGGGAGGGAACAACGGCTGGCCGCCCTGGAATCGGGCGCCGACGATTTCGTCACCAAGCCGTTCGACCAGAGTGAACTGCTCGCCCGAGTGAGCTCGCTGGCGCGCATCAAGCGCTACCACGACACCATCAGGCGACAGGCGCAGGAGCTGGCCGCCTGGAACGCCGAGCTCGAGGCCAGGGTCGCCGGTCAAGTCGCCGAGCTGGAGCGCGCGAATCGATTGCGGTACTTCCTGTCTCCGCAGCTGGCCGATGTCGTGCTGGGCGAGGAGAGCCTGCTCCAGAGCCACCGCCGGGAGATCGTCGTGGTCTTCGCCGACCTCCGAAACTTCACTCCGTTCGCCGAGACCAGCGCTCCCGAGGAGGTCATGGAGGTACTCGGCGAGTATCACCGGGCGATGGGCGCACTGGTGCACAGCTATGAAGGCACACTGGAGCGATTCACCGGCGACGGCATCATGGTGTTCTTCAACGATCCCGTTCCGTGCGACGACGCCGCCGAACGCGCGGTCCGCATGTCGCTCGACATCCGGGACTCCGTACGTGAATTGGCGGCCCGATGGCAGCGGATCGGCCACGATCTCGCCGTCGGTCTGGGTATCGCGCAGGGCTACGCCACCCTCGGCCGGATCGGCTTCGAGGGCCGGTTCGACTACTCGGCGATCGGCAGTGTCACGAACCTGTCCGCCCGGCTGTGCGGCGAGGCCGGCCCATGGCAGGTGCTGGTTACCGACCGGGTGCTTGCGGGGGTCGAGCATCTTTCCTGCGACTACGAACCCGTCGGGGACCTGCGGCTCAAAGGCTTCAGCCGAATAGTGCGGGTGCACAACATCCTTCAAGTCGGAGATCAACCTCAGGGAGAACAATCATGA
- a CDS encoding ATP-binding protein, with amino-acid sequence MTEYDDELRSAREQSAASREILAALSRDVADPDAVLDTIVEYAARLCGATAAQLFVVDGDGFRLSRVSGETPEEYREYLANHPIARNRSSTVGRAAEDRRTHQVADVLSDADYGRLDLQRLTGFRTLLSTPLLSQDDVVGVLSMWRIDVAPFDDRERERLEEFAVQGAIALRQVHLMRALEARRSELADKVAQLEALQQVDDAVGSSLDLDEVLERIVSNAVRLTNLGFGDITLRTDGGSILDYDDATGTFTVRDTTGTSRRLLEQLRALSIDRTSLLIGPTARTLRPCAIPDLAAAERDEFLEVVFRDGWHSVLAVPMLRGDTLVGVLVIRRRGTGEFPSDVIELLETFANQSALAIVNARLYRELETRSRELEIASDHKSEFLASMSHELRTPLNAVIGFSEVLLDGMFGEINARQEEYLRDIWNSGRHLLELLNEILDLSKVEAGHMVLEPSTFPVADAVKETLAMVRDRAAAHGIDMSVELADGVDVVEADELRFKQVLLNLVTNAVKFTPDGGSVSVFVRGDGADLIITVTDTGIGVPPEDQHRIFESFQQGRRGPSKGEGTGLGLTLSRRIVELFGGRMWLTSTVGVGSTFGFAIPVLPTPSMIPDETTFAIPSRGPVLVLVDDDRASLDLIEAYLGGSRVRVLKAHDGIDALELIRRVRPAGVVLDIKLPRLDGWHVLAELKSDPATAGIPVVIASVIDDRPRALALGADAYLLKPVSRDELLAALHRIVGERRER; translated from the coding sequence ATGACCGAATACGACGACGAATTACGTTCTGCTCGTGAGCAATCGGCGGCCAGCCGCGAGATCCTGGCCGCACTCAGCCGGGACGTCGCCGATCCGGACGCGGTCCTCGACACCATCGTCGAGTATGCCGCCCGGCTCTGCGGTGCCACCGCGGCGCAGCTGTTCGTGGTCGACGGCGACGGCTTCCGGCTGTCGCGGGTGTCCGGCGAGACCCCGGAGGAGTATCGCGAGTACCTGGCCAATCATCCGATCGCCCGGAACAGGTCCTCCACCGTGGGGCGCGCCGCGGAGGACCGGCGTACGCACCAGGTCGCCGACGTGCTCAGCGACGCCGACTACGGTCGGCTGGACCTGCAGCGCCTCACCGGGTTCCGCACGCTGCTGTCCACGCCGCTGCTGTCCCAGGACGACGTCGTCGGTGTGCTCTCGATGTGGCGCATCGATGTCGCACCGTTCGACGACCGCGAACGCGAACGCCTCGAGGAGTTCGCCGTGCAGGGCGCGATCGCGCTGCGGCAGGTTCACCTCATGCGGGCACTGGAAGCCCGGCGCTCCGAACTCGCCGACAAGGTGGCCCAGCTCGAGGCGCTGCAGCAGGTCGACGACGCCGTCGGATCGAGCCTCGATCTGGACGAAGTGCTCGAGCGCATCGTCAGCAACGCGGTGCGACTGACCAATCTCGGCTTCGGTGACATCACGCTGCGCACCGACGGCGGCTCGATCCTCGACTACGACGACGCGACGGGCACTTTCACGGTGCGCGACACGACCGGGACGAGCCGGCGCTTGCTCGAACAGCTGCGCGCCCTCTCGATCGACCGCACGTCGCTGCTGATCGGCCCGACCGCGAGAACACTACGGCCGTGCGCGATCCCGGACCTCGCGGCCGCAGAGCGAGACGAGTTCCTCGAGGTCGTCTTCCGCGACGGATGGCACTCGGTGCTGGCGGTGCCGATGCTGCGCGGCGACACGCTCGTCGGTGTGCTGGTGATCCGACGCCGGGGTACCGGGGAGTTTCCGTCCGACGTGATCGAGCTGCTCGAGACGTTCGCCAACCAGTCGGCACTGGCCATCGTCAACGCCCGGCTGTACCGCGAACTGGAGACCAGGAGCCGCGAACTCGAGATCGCCAGCGATCACAAGTCCGAGTTCCTGGCCAGCATGTCGCACGAACTCCGGACTCCGCTCAACGCGGTCATCGGATTCTCAGAAGTGTTGTTGGACGGCATGTTCGGGGAGATCAACGCCCGGCAGGAAGAGTACCTGCGCGACATCTGGAACTCCGGCCGCCACCTGCTCGAGCTGCTCAACGAGATTTTGGACCTCTCCAAGGTGGAGGCCGGCCACATGGTCCTCGAGCCGAGCACGTTCCCGGTCGCGGATGCGGTGAAGGAGACCCTCGCAATGGTCCGCGACAGGGCGGCTGCTCACGGGATCGACATGTCGGTCGAGCTCGCCGACGGCGTAGATGTCGTCGAAGCCGATGAGCTGCGTTTCAAACAGGTGCTGCTGAATCTGGTGACCAACGCCGTGAAGTTCACCCCTGACGGCGGCAGCGTGTCGGTCTTCGTGCGCGGCGACGGCGCCGACTTGATCATCACGGTCACCGACACCGGAATCGGTGTCCCGCCTGAGGATCAGCACCGGATCTTCGAATCGTTCCAGCAGGGCCGGCGCGGCCCGTCGAAAGGCGAGGGCACCGGGCTCGGACTCACGCTCTCCCGCCGCATCGTGGAGCTGTTCGGCGGCCGCATGTGGCTCACCAGCACCGTCGGCGTGGGGAGCACGTTCGGATTCGCCATTCCGGTGCTGCCCACTCCATCGATGATCCCCGATGAGACCACCTTCGCCATACCGTCGAGGGGACCGGTGCTCGTGCTCGTCGACGACGACCGAGCATCGCTGGACCTGATCGAGGCTTATCTCGGCGGGTCCCGAGTCCGGGTTCTCAAGGCGCACGACGGAATCGACGCGCTCGAGTTGATCCGGCGGGTCCGGCCGGCCGGGGTGGTTCTCGACATCAAACTGCCGAGGCTTGACGGCTGGCATGTTCTCGCTGAGCTGAAGTCGGACCCGGCGACTGCCGGCATCCCCGTCGTCATCGCTTCGGTGATCGACGACCGGCCACGGGCGCTCGCCCTGGGGGCCGATGCCTATCTGCTCAAACCGGTTAGCAGAGATGAGCTCCTCGCAGCGCTGCACCGGATCGTCGGAGAACGGAGAGAACGGTGA
- a CDS encoding serine/threonine-protein kinase, translated as MRCPEPGCAGTISDGYCTVCGIAATAAEPDSGPATAPAGDATDGEAKTTGTGPNRPALSRGRLGAGIVAMPRIPRGDPAAAILPDPQVPERQRFCGNAECGAPVGRSRHAESARTEGCCGQCGTRYSFVPRLIRGDLVGGQYEVQGCIAHGGLGWIYLAIDRNVHDRWVVLKGLVNSGNADAMAAAAAEAFALAEVEHPNIVRIHNFVEHRHDTGAPVGYIVMEYVGGTSLKQIRRTHNGPLPPDQAVAYIVEIAPALEYLHAMGMVYCDFKPDNVMQCDEQLKLIDLGAVIAMDDTDSPIYGTAGYQAPEIAWTGPTVATDVYTVGRTLAVLVMDLPQHNGRFVDRLPPPDTVPVLAAHESLYRCILRATDTDPARRFSSMAEMADQLTGVLHEVVAADGVPVPPRRSLHFSPQRGLYGGGYRAPVVPAEVIAALPVPVVDPSDPGAAVLATTSGTPPAQLEYALDLARGGARQASLFSVEVALRLIRAALELGRPSDARSQLEALTPDLSADWRVPWYRGQCYLLESDYAAAYSDFDAVLAALPGELAPKMALAATAELRGDVDAATRYYETIWQTDDTYISAAFGLARQRARARDRTGAVAALDRVPSASAYHVQAGTAAVEILLDGDSSTDVGEQILIDAGDRASVLPIESGSARAALRLRVMESALNWLEAGNSAPAARLLGTDFTEHDLRRGIEQCYRTLARDTQDLWLRIGLVEQANASRPRTRL; from the coding sequence ATGAGGTGTCCGGAACCGGGTTGCGCCGGAACGATCAGCGACGGTTACTGCACCGTCTGTGGAATCGCCGCCACCGCCGCGGAGCCGGACAGCGGCCCCGCCACGGCGCCCGCAGGAGACGCCACGGACGGGGAGGCCAAGACGACCGGCACCGGCCCCAACCGGCCGGCACTGTCACGCGGTCGGCTCGGAGCCGGCATTGTCGCGATGCCCCGGATACCCCGGGGCGACCCGGCAGCAGCGATTCTTCCTGATCCCCAGGTCCCCGAAAGGCAGCGCTTCTGCGGCAACGCGGAGTGCGGTGCGCCCGTCGGGCGGAGCCGTCATGCCGAATCCGCACGCACCGAGGGCTGCTGCGGACAGTGCGGAACCCGGTACTCCTTCGTCCCCAGGCTCATTCGCGGCGACCTGGTGGGTGGTCAGTACGAAGTGCAGGGCTGCATCGCACACGGCGGACTGGGCTGGATCTACCTCGCGATCGACCGCAATGTGCACGACCGGTGGGTGGTACTGAAGGGTCTGGTCAACTCCGGAAACGCCGATGCAATGGCAGCGGCCGCCGCCGAAGCGTTCGCACTGGCCGAGGTGGAACACCCGAACATCGTCCGCATCCACAACTTCGTCGAGCACCGCCACGACACCGGCGCGCCGGTGGGCTACATCGTCATGGAGTACGTCGGCGGGACGTCGCTCAAGCAGATCAGACGGACGCACAACGGACCCCTGCCGCCGGACCAAGCGGTCGCCTACATCGTCGAAATCGCCCCGGCACTCGAGTATCTGCACGCGATGGGGATGGTGTACTGCGATTTCAAGCCGGACAACGTCATGCAGTGCGACGAACAGCTCAAGCTCATCGACCTCGGCGCCGTGATCGCGATGGACGACACCGACTCTCCGATCTACGGAACAGCCGGCTATCAGGCCCCCGAGATCGCCTGGACCGGGCCGACTGTGGCGACCGACGTCTACACCGTCGGCCGCACACTGGCGGTTCTGGTCATGGACCTGCCCCAGCACAACGGCCGGTTCGTCGATCGCCTCCCCCCACCGGACACCGTGCCCGTCCTTGCAGCGCACGAGTCGTTGTACCGATGCATCCTGCGGGCCACCGACACAGATCCCGCGCGCAGATTCAGCTCGATGGCCGAGATGGCCGATCAGCTGACCGGCGTGCTGCACGAGGTGGTGGCCGCCGACGGCGTCCCTGTGCCGCCGCGGCGGTCGCTGCATTTCAGTCCGCAGCGCGGACTGTACGGCGGCGGATACCGTGCGCCTGTGGTGCCCGCCGAGGTGATCGCGGCGCTGCCGGTGCCCGTCGTCGACCCCAGCGATCCCGGTGCCGCGGTTCTGGCCACGACCAGTGGAACCCCGCCTGCCCAACTGGAGTACGCGCTGGACTTGGCGCGCGGGGGCGCGCGGCAGGCGAGCCTGTTCTCCGTCGAGGTGGCGCTGCGCCTGATCCGGGCGGCACTGGAGTTGGGTCGTCCGTCAGACGCCCGGTCTCAGCTGGAGGCGCTCACGCCGGACCTCAGCGCCGACTGGCGTGTCCCTTGGTATCGCGGTCAGTGCTACCTTCTCGAAAGCGACTATGCAGCAGCGTATTCGGATTTCGATGCCGTGCTCGCAGCGCTACCGGGCGAGCTCGCACCGAAGATGGCGCTGGCCGCCACCGCCGAGCTTCGCGGTGATGTCGACGCGGCGACCCGCTACTACGAGACGATCTGGCAAACCGACGACACCTACATCAGTGCGGCGTTCGGCCTCGCCCGCCAGCGCGCACGGGCGCGCGACCGCACGGGCGCCGTCGCGGCACTCGACCGGGTCCCCTCCGCATCGGCGTATCACGTGCAGGCCGGCACAGCGGCCGTCGAGATCCTGCTCGACGGCGATTCCTCCACCGATGTCGGTGAGCAGATCTTGATCGACGCCGGTGACCGCGCGTCTGTTCTGCCGATCGAGTCGGGGTCGGCCCGGGCGGCGCTGCGTCTACGGGTGATGGAATCGGCACTGAACTGGCTAGAGGCAGGCAACTCGGCCCCTGCCGCGCGGCTGCTGGGCACCGATTTCACCGAACACGACCTGCGCCGCGGAATCGAACAGTGCTACCGCACGCTCGCCCGTGACACCCAGGACCTCTGGCTCCGCATCGGTCTGGTGGAACAGGCGAATGCCAGCCGGCCGAGGACACGGTTGTGA
- a CDS encoding glutamate ABC transporter substrate-binding protein, translating to MNSRVGAAVIIAILAAGCTSVSPPPPTVSVGPVTVRPQEAHDVTAAPPAAAEPCDREASLPPGPLPAAGEMPPGSTMAVIARRGRLVVGVDQNTYGFGFRDPTTGRIEGFDIDVAREIARAVFGDPDRIDLRVVDARDRETALMSGQVDVVVRTYSITCERRRSVDFSTVYFVANQRILAPRGTRIDTADDLSGRRVCAVTGTTSLSNLVAINPRPFVIGVTAWTDCLVMLQQNQVDAISTDDAVLAGLAEQDPTVEIVGPSLEVEPYGVGVGKYHEDLVRFVNGVLERMRLDGTWDRLYDRWLTRLGPSPGPPAATYGGS from the coding sequence GTGAACTCCCGCGTCGGGGCCGCGGTGATCATCGCCATCCTGGCAGCGGGGTGCACCTCGGTATCGCCACCGCCGCCGACGGTATCGGTCGGCCCGGTCACGGTCCGGCCGCAAGAGGCGCACGATGTCACCGCCGCGCCACCGGCCGCAGCCGAGCCGTGCGACCGCGAAGCGAGCCTGCCGCCGGGCCCGCTGCCCGCGGCCGGTGAGATGCCGCCGGGGTCGACGATGGCCGTCATCGCCCGGCGCGGCCGGCTCGTCGTCGGCGTGGACCAGAACACCTACGGCTTCGGCTTCCGCGATCCCACGACCGGGCGCATCGAGGGTTTCGACATCGACGTCGCCCGCGAGATCGCGCGTGCCGTCTTCGGTGACCCGGACCGTATCGACCTGCGGGTGGTCGATGCGCGCGACCGCGAAACGGCGCTCATGTCCGGACAGGTCGACGTGGTGGTCAGGACATACTCGATCACCTGCGAACGCAGACGCAGCGTCGACTTCTCGACCGTGTACTTCGTGGCCAACCAGAGAATTCTCGCGCCGCGCGGCACCCGGATCGATACTGCCGACGATCTCTCGGGCAGGCGGGTCTGCGCCGTCACCGGGACCACGTCGCTGTCGAACCTGGTCGCGATCAACCCTCGTCCCTTCGTCATCGGTGTCACCGCGTGGACCGACTGTCTGGTCATGCTGCAGCAGAACCAGGTCGATGCGATCAGCACCGACGACGCGGTGCTCGCCGGACTCGCCGAACAGGACCCCACCGTCGAGATCGTCGGCCCCAGTCTGGAAGTCGAGCCCTACGGCGTGGGTGTGGGCAAGTACCACGAAGATCTCGTCCGCTTCGTCAACGGGGTGCTCGAACGCATGCGACTCGACGGCACCTGGGACCGGCTCTATGACCGGTGGCTGACCCGACTGGGGCCATCGCCGGGCCCGCCTGCCGCCACGTACGGAGGCTCGTGA